One segment of Trichlorobacter ammonificans DNA contains the following:
- a CDS encoding helicase HerA-like domain-containing protein — protein sequence MSSPLLIAKSSATELVLLPRMANRHGLITGATGTGKTVTLQSLAEQFSTIGVPCFMSDIKGDLSGLSKPGGGNPKVEERLKLLGVAEHPYRAFPVTFWDPFGEQGHPVRATVSDMGPLLLSRMLELNETQTGVLNLVFKVADDNGLLLLDLKDLRAMLQFVGENAKTLTTDYGNVSAASVGAIQRGLLALESQGGDRILGEPMLDINDLMQTDRGLGVVNILSAEKLMGSPKLYATLLLWLLSELFENLPEAGDLDKPKLVFFFDEAHLLFNDAPPALVDKIEQVVRLIRSKGVGIYFVTQNPADIPDKVLSQLGNRVQHALRAFSPRDQKAVKAAAETMRDNPELDEAAAITELGVGEALISCLDEQGSPGVTERAFIIPPRGQIGPIESQERQRLLQGSLVAGVYDRSVDRESAYELLKARAEQATQTQAAAQPAAQGSSSAGGGLGGILGDLLGGSGSGSRQREGVVEALAKSAARSVGNQLGRAIIRGVLGSLLGNRR from the coding sequence ATGAGTTCACCGCTCCTGATCGCCAAAAGCAGTGCCACTGAGCTGGTTTTACTGCCCCGCATGGCCAACCGCCACGGCCTGATCACCGGCGCCACCGGCACCGGCAAGACCGTGACCCTGCAGTCCCTGGCCGAGCAGTTCTCCACCATCGGCGTGCCCTGCTTCATGTCGGACATCAAAGGGGACCTTTCCGGCCTGTCAAAACCGGGAGGGGGCAACCCGAAAGTTGAGGAGCGGCTGAAGCTGCTCGGAGTCGCCGAGCACCCCTACCGCGCTTTTCCGGTGACCTTCTGGGACCCCTTTGGCGAGCAGGGACATCCGGTGCGGGCCACGGTTTCCGACATGGGGCCGCTCTTGCTCTCCCGCATGCTGGAGCTGAACGAGACCCAGACCGGCGTGCTCAACCTGGTCTTCAAGGTGGCGGATGACAACGGGTTGCTGCTGCTGGATCTGAAGGACCTGCGGGCCATGCTGCAGTTTGTGGGGGAGAATGCCAAAACACTGACCACCGACTACGGCAATGTCTCGGCTGCCAGCGTAGGGGCGATCCAGCGCGGACTGCTGGCACTGGAGAGCCAGGGGGGCGACCGGATTCTGGGTGAGCCGATGCTGGACATCAACGATCTGATGCAAACGGATCGGGGGCTGGGCGTGGTCAACATCCTGTCGGCCGAAAAGCTGATGGGGAGTCCCAAGCTGTACGCTACCCTGCTGCTCTGGCTGCTGTCCGAACTGTTCGAGAACCTGCCCGAGGCCGGCGATCTTGACAAGCCCAAGCTGGTCTTTTTCTTTGACGAGGCCCACCTGCTGTTCAACGACGCCCCGCCGGCCCTGGTGGACAAGATCGAACAGGTCGTACGGCTGATCCGTTCCAAAGGGGTCGGGATTTACTTCGTCACCCAGAACCCGGCCGACATCCCGGACAAGGTGCTCTCCCAGCTGGGCAACCGGGTGCAGCATGCCTTGCGGGCCTTCAGTCCCCGTGATCAGAAGGCGGTCAAGGCGGCGGCAGAGACCATGCGGGACAACCCGGAGCTTGACGAGGCAGCCGCCATCACCGAGCTGGGAGTCGGCGAGGCACTGATCTCCTGCCTGGATGAGCAGGGAAGCCCCGGCGTGACGGAACGGGCCTTTATCATCCCGCCCCGGGGACAGATCGGCCCGATTGAGTCCCAGGAGCGCCAGCGACTGCTGCAGGGATCACTGGTGGCCGGGGTCTACGACCGGTCCGTGGATCGGGAGTCGGCCTACGAGCTGCTCAAGGCCCGCGCCGAGCAGGCGACACAGACACAAGCCGCAGCCCAGCCGGCGGCGCAGGGCAGCAGCAGCGCTGGCGGAGGTTTGGGCGGCATACTGGGAGACCTGTTGGGTGGCAGCGGCAGCGGTAGCCGCCAGCGCGAAGGGGTAGTGGAGGCCCTGGCCAAAAGCGCGGCCCGTTCGGTGGGTAATCAGTTGGGAAGGGCCATCATCCGGGGGGTGTTGGGGTCGCTGCTCGGCAACAGACGCTGA
- a CDS encoding ABC transporter ATP-binding protein — MNDIFIRTENVGKVYGTGEAATTALREVSLEIGKGVFACIVGPSGHGKSTLMHLLGGLDRPSSGSVWLGGTELSGLDNNRLAAVRREKIGFVFQFFNLLQNLTARENIETAMMLAGVPERRQTERAMELLALVGLADKANNKPSQLSGGQQQRVAIARALANDPDILLMDEPTGNLDSAAEAEVLAILRDLHRRGTTIVIVTHNDQIARAAEQVIQVKDGRLVS, encoded by the coding sequence ATGAATGATATCTTCATCAGAACTGAAAACGTCGGCAAGGTGTACGGCACCGGCGAGGCGGCCACCACGGCGCTGCGAGAGGTGTCGCTGGAGATCGGGAAAGGGGTTTTTGCCTGTATCGTCGGTCCCTCGGGGCATGGCAAGAGTACCCTGATGCACCTGCTGGGCGGGCTGGACCGTCCCAGCAGCGGCAGCGTCTGGCTGGGGGGTACGGAGTTGAGCGGCCTGGATAACAACCGGTTGGCGGCGGTGCGTCGGGAGAAAATCGGTTTTGTCTTCCAGTTCTTCAACCTGCTGCAGAACCTGACCGCCCGGGAGAATATCGAAACCGCCATGATGCTGGCCGGCGTGCCGGAGAGACGCCAAACGGAGCGCGCCATGGAACTGCTTGCCCTGGTGGGGCTGGCCGACAAGGCGAACAATAAGCCGTCCCAGCTTTCCGGAGGTCAGCAGCAGCGGGTGGCCATCGCCCGCGCCCTGGCCAACGATCCGGATATTCTGCTGATGGATGAGCCCACCGGTAATCTTGATTCCGCCGCGGAGGCGGAGGTGCTGGCCATCCTGCGTGATCTGCATCGCCGGGGCACCACCATCGTCATCGTGACCCACAACGATCAGATCGCCAGAGCAGCAGAACAGGTCATCCAGGTGAAGGACGGTCGGCTCGTGTCCTGA
- a CDS encoding ABC transporter permease: MTLSKLVVSNISRRRGRFAFTLLGITIGIASFVTFQSMGGSLKKEIYRETNALGANLVVVPKGSCGYEQLSVLTGDQMPTTITMAEIGKISAIKGLTVVPFLAQKTAINNKPVSVSGILPEETKRLKGWKVSQGSYFGPGSADGVVVGTALADQFGLRPGSSLTVRGTQLAVAGVLARTGGRDDYTLFIPLSTAQRLFKAVDRVSYAAVTVDNLALIDQYIEQITVESGGLGVISDKQMLRSVLAIVGSVNITLQLIAAVSVLAAAFGIINTMMTATYERKREIGILLALGARQSTIFGAFILESGFYGLLGGVCGVAAGLVTSMAVAPYIGNNAFTTLVKGSGTASVIDLKLVVGSIVFSTIVAVVAGLYPAWRAARLSPVEAISYE; this comes from the coding sequence ATGACACTGTCAAAGCTTGTGGTCAGCAACATCTCCCGCCGGCGGGGCAGGTTCGCCTTCACCCTGTTGGGGATCACCATCGGTATCGCTTCGTTTGTAACCTTCCAGTCCATGGGAGGGAGTCTGAAGAAAGAAATCTATCGGGAAACCAACGCCCTGGGGGCCAACCTGGTGGTGGTCCCCAAGGGCTCCTGCGGCTATGAACAGTTATCGGTGCTGACCGGCGACCAGATGCCCACCACCATCACCATGGCAGAGATCGGTAAAATCTCTGCCATCAAGGGGCTGACCGTGGTGCCGTTTCTGGCCCAGAAGACCGCCATCAACAATAAGCCGGTCTCCGTCAGCGGTATCCTGCCGGAAGAAACCAAGCGGCTCAAGGGGTGGAAGGTTAGCCAGGGAAGTTATTTCGGCCCCGGCAGCGCCGATGGCGTGGTGGTCGGCACGGCCCTGGCCGACCAGTTCGGCCTGCGGCCCGGCTCCTCCCTTACCGTCCGCGGCACGCAGCTCGCCGTGGCCGGCGTGCTTGCCCGTACCGGCGGCAGGGACGACTATACCCTGTTCATCCCCCTGTCTACGGCCCAGCGGCTGTTCAAGGCGGTGGACCGGGTTTCCTACGCTGCGGTCACCGTGGACAACCTGGCACTGATTGATCAGTACATCGAGCAGATTACGGTGGAAAGCGGCGGGCTGGGTGTGATTTCAGACAAACAGATGCTCAGGTCGGTACTGGCCATCGTCGGTTCGGTGAACATCACCCTGCAGCTCATCGCGGCGGTATCGGTGCTGGCAGCGGCCTTCGGCATCATCAACACCATGATGACCGCGACCTACGAGCGCAAACGGGAGATCGGCATCCTCCTGGCCTTGGGGGCGCGGCAGTCCACCATCTTCGGAGCCTTCATCCTGGAGTCCGGTTTCTATGGCCTGCTGGGGGGCGTCTGCGGTGTCGCGGCCGGTCTGGTCACCTCCATGGCAGTGGCACCCTACATCGGCAACAATGCCTTCACCACGCTGGTCAAGGGGTCCGGTACCGCCTCGGTCATTGACCTGAAGCTGGTTGTCGGCTCCATTGTTTTTTCAACAATCGTGGCGGTGGTGGCCGGTCTCTACCCTGCCTGGCGGGCGGCGCGACTGTCGCCGGTGGAGGCGATCAGCTATGAATGA
- a CDS encoding threonine aldolase family protein → METADNAEKRYNQFASDNYAGICPEAWQAMATANHGFAPSYGDDCWTKRACELLREQFETDCQIFFVFNGTAANSLALASLCHSFHSVICHDLAHIETDECGAPEFFSNGTKLLHVGGRAGKLDLDEVERTITRRSDIHYPKPRVLSLTQATEVGTVYTVEEVRAACDLAARYGLRVQMDGARFANAVVSLGATPAEQTWKAGVDVLCLGGAKNGMAVGEAVIFFRRDLADEFEYRCKQAGQLASKMRFLAAPWVGMLENDAWLDNARHANRCASLLAQELSAIDGLELMVPVQANSVFVRLPEPAAAALRDAGWRFYTFIGSGGARFMCSWQTTAEDVHLLAAAVRRAMAAA, encoded by the coding sequence ATGGAAACCGCCGACAACGCCGAAAAACGCTACAACCAGTTTGCCAGCGACAATTACGCCGGTATCTGCCCCGAAGCCTGGCAGGCAATGGCAACGGCCAACCACGGGTTTGCTCCCTCCTACGGCGACGACTGCTGGACGAAGCGGGCGTGCGAGCTGCTGCGGGAACAGTTCGAAACCGACTGCCAGATCTTCTTCGTTTTCAATGGTACCGCCGCCAACTCCCTGGCCCTGGCCTCCCTCTGCCATTCCTTCCACAGCGTGATCTGCCATGACCTTGCCCATATCGAAACCGACGAGTGCGGCGCTCCCGAGTTCTTCAGCAACGGCACCAAGCTGCTGCACGTGGGGGGACGTGCAGGCAAGCTGGACCTGGACGAGGTGGAACGGACCATAACCCGGCGCAGCGACATCCACTACCCCAAGCCGCGCGTGCTGAGCCTGACCCAGGCCACCGAGGTGGGGACGGTCTACACGGTGGAAGAGGTCCGTGCCGCCTGCGACCTGGCGGCGCGTTATGGACTGCGGGTGCAGATGGACGGCGCCCGCTTCGCCAATGCCGTTGTTTCGCTCGGGGCAACACCGGCCGAACAGACCTGGAAGGCCGGAGTAGATGTGCTGTGCCTGGGGGGAGCCAAAAACGGCATGGCCGTGGGAGAAGCGGTGATCTTCTTCAGGCGCGATTTGGCCGATGAGTTCGAGTACCGTTGCAAGCAGGCCGGTCAATTGGCCTCGAAAATGCGCTTTCTGGCCGCCCCCTGGGTCGGAATGCTGGAAAACGACGCCTGGCTGGATAACGCCCGGCACGCCAACCGTTGCGCCAGCCTGCTGGCGCAGGAATTGTCCGCCATCGACGGCCTGGAGCTCATGGTTCCTGTTCAGGCCAACTCGGTGTTCGTCCGGCTTCCGGAGCCGGCAGCCGCCGCGCTGCGTGACGCGGGCTGGCGATTTTACACCTTCATCGGCTCCGGCGGCGCGCGTTTCATGTGTTCCTGGCAGACCACGGCGGAGGATGTACACCTGCTGGCGGCGGCGGTACGGCGGGCAATGGCTGCCGCCTGA
- a CDS encoding sulfite exporter TauE/SafE family protein, which produces MAIGAGMVGSILGLGGGIIIVPALTLLFDVPLRTAVAASTVSIIATSTGAAVAYLNERLTNTRVAMWLEMGTAVGAVCGALIAGWMNQRFLFILFGLLLAYSGYNMFKSRSLELPTGVEPDRLSLKLKLAGSYYDRLLARQVDYQVTRTLPGLAIMYFSGAAAGLLGIGAGIFKVPAMDQVMRMPFKASTATSNFMIGVTAVSGAVVYFARGDVEPLVAGPVVLGVLLGAMLGAKLMVRLKSSTIRKLFIPLIVYTAVQMIYRGVR; this is translated from the coding sequence ATGGCCATCGGAGCCGGCATGGTCGGCTCCATTCTGGGGCTGGGGGGCGGCATCATCATCGTGCCGGCCCTGACCCTGCTGTTCGACGTACCGTTGCGCACCGCCGTGGCCGCCTCCACCGTCTCCATCATCGCCACCTCCACCGGCGCCGCCGTGGCCTACCTGAATGAACGGCTGACCAACACCCGCGTAGCCATGTGGCTGGAAATGGGCACCGCCGTCGGCGCGGTCTGCGGCGCCCTGATCGCCGGCTGGATGAATCAACGATTCCTCTTTATCCTCTTCGGCCTGCTGCTGGCCTACTCCGGCTACAACATGTTCAAAAGCCGCTCACTGGAACTGCCAACCGGCGTGGAGCCCGACCGTCTTTCCCTGAAGCTGAAACTGGCCGGTTCCTACTATGATCGCCTGCTGGCCCGCCAGGTGGACTACCAGGTAACCCGGACCCTGCCGGGTCTTGCCATCATGTACTTCTCCGGCGCCGCCGCCGGCCTGCTGGGAATCGGCGCCGGCATCTTCAAGGTACCGGCCATGGACCAGGTGATGCGCATGCCGTTCAAGGCCTCCACCGCCACCTCCAACTTCATGATCGGGGTCACGGCGGTCTCCGGCGCCGTGGTTTATTTTGCCCGGGGCGACGTCGAGCCGCTGGTGGCGGGACCGGTGGTGCTGGGAGTGCTGCTGGGGGCGATGCTGGGGGCCAAGCTGATGGTCAGACTGAAAAGTTCCACCATTCGCAAACTCTTTATTCCCCTGATCGTTTACACGGCTGTACAGATGATATACCGGGGAGTACGCTGA
- a CDS encoding DUF1634 domain-containing protein: MSGHVPARHAAIETVLARLLRLGSLAAAVLLAGGVAIMLSGNVPLATGLISAGLIALMATPVLRVLTAGLIFIRERDWLFALFCLVVLCTLVVGIILGSIS; the protein is encoded by the coding sequence ATGTCCGGCCACGTTCCCGCCAGACATGCCGCGATTGAGACGGTTCTTGCCCGCCTGCTGCGGCTCGGCTCCCTGGCGGCCGCGGTATTGCTGGCAGGGGGAGTCGCCATCATGCTCTCCGGCAATGTTCCGCTGGCAACGGGACTGATTTCAGCCGGCCTCATTGCCCTGATGGCAACACCGGTGCTGCGGGTGCTGACGGCGGGGCTGATCTTCATCCGGGAGCGGGACTGGCTCTTCGCCCTGTTTTGCCTGGTGGTGCTGTGTACACTGGTTGTCGGTATCATACTGGGGAGCATCTCCTGA
- a CDS encoding epoxyqueuosine reductase → MYEQVVAEISRFVAEDEGNRFADGSAPYFDAPLVGFAAADSPLFRQYQQIIGPFHRTPDQILPGAATVIVWSLPITRSTREANRRENEYPSHAWALTRCFGEDFNISLRRHLVAWLERHGYRAIAPQLDPAWQEYADTPVGVASTWSERHAAYAAGLGTFSLNDALITPRGIAHRLGSVITDLALPPSCSELPEYRSNCLFYRNGTCGACITRCPVGALSRDGHDKSRCKAYVYGTLADLLAERYGTPKPGCGLCQTKVPCEERIPTAV, encoded by the coding sequence ATGTACGAGCAGGTGGTCGCCGAGATCAGCCGTTTTGTTGCCGAAGATGAGGGTAACCGTTTTGCGGATGGCAGCGCCCCCTATTTCGACGCGCCGCTGGTAGGGTTTGCTGCCGCCGATAGTCCGCTGTTCCGGCAATACCAGCAGATCATCGGCCCGTTCCACCGCACGCCGGACCAGATTCTGCCCGGTGCCGCCACGGTGATCGTCTGGTCCCTGCCGATCACGCGCAGTACCCGCGAGGCCAACCGTCGTGAGAACGAGTATCCCTCCCACGCCTGGGCATTGACCCGTTGTTTCGGCGAGGACTTCAATATCAGCCTGCGCCGGCACCTGGTGGCCTGGCTGGAGCGGCACGGGTACCGGGCCATCGCGCCGCAACTTGATCCCGCCTGGCAGGAGTATGCGGATACCCCGGTGGGGGTGGCCTCCACCTGGTCGGAACGCCATGCCGCTTACGCCGCGGGCCTAGGCACCTTCAGCCTGAACGACGCCCTGATCACGCCGCGGGGGATTGCCCACCGTCTGGGCAGCGTGATCACCGACCTGGCCCTGCCCCCCTCCTGCAGCGAACTTCCCGAATATCGCTCCAACTGCCTGTTCTATCGTAACGGCACGTGCGGCGCCTGCATCACCCGCTGTCCCGTGGGGGCGCTTTCCCGCGACGGTCACGACAAGAGCCGCTGCAAGGCCTACGTCTACGGCACCCTGGCCGACCTGCTGGCAGAGCGCTACGGCACCCCTAAGCCGGGGTGTGGCCTCTGTCAGACCAAGGTCCCGTGCGAGGAGCGCATCCCCACCGCTGTTTAG
- a CDS encoding SulP family inorganic anion transporter produces MTSAFSTLLDNWLPKSVTSLRSYSKQDFSSDCVAGITVGLVALPLAMAFGISSGVTPQAGIYTAVVAGFLISALGGSRTQIGGPTGAFVVVIAAIIAKHGLSGLLMVTMMAGAILLFLGITGLGNAVKFIPRPVVIGFTNGIALLIASTQIKDFLGITGATPVPSEFLERMAWLGEHSATISIPTVLLGLTSLLVIILFGRITKKVPGTIVALLLATAATAAFNLPVATIGSAFGGIPTGLPDIRMPEFRTDLIIPLLPSALTVALLAAIESLLSAVVADSMSGDRHNSNVELVAQGVANLAVPLFGGIPVTGAIARTATNIRSGARSPVSGMVHALTLLCILLFAAPLARFIPLATLAAVLFVVAYNMGEWHEIPHIVRLDVKDIAVWVLTFLLTVVADLTIAVEVGMVLAALLYIYQVTKTTRVAVVTPEAVEEARPHIVQNYAIPHYVSMIHIQGPLLFGAAEKVNEILRDIDDLNQIVILRLRHMTAIDATGLHAIERLHDQITATGRILLICGARRQPKRLIYTSTLPRVVGARNILPNIGSALHRARELYARFNGLEEEMAGQLSEMTI; encoded by the coding sequence ATGACATCCGCATTCAGTACGCTGCTCGACAATTGGCTGCCCAAGTCGGTGACGAGCCTTCGCTCCTACTCAAAGCAGGATTTTTCGTCCGATTGCGTGGCCGGCATCACCGTGGGGCTGGTAGCCCTGCCCCTGGCCATGGCCTTTGGCATCTCCTCCGGGGTAACGCCCCAAGCCGGCATCTATACCGCCGTGGTGGCCGGATTCCTGATCTCGGCCCTGGGGGGCTCCCGCACCCAGATCGGCGGCCCCACCGGCGCGTTTGTGGTGGTGATCGCCGCCATCATCGCCAAGCACGGCCTGTCCGGCCTGCTGATGGTCACCATGATGGCCGGGGCGATTCTCCTGTTCCTGGGAATTACCGGCCTGGGCAACGCGGTGAAGTTCATTCCCCGGCCGGTGGTGATCGGCTTCACCAACGGCATTGCCCTGCTGATCGCCTCCACCCAGATCAAGGATTTTTTGGGAATCACCGGCGCCACGCCGGTCCCCAGCGAGTTCCTGGAGCGGATGGCTTGGCTCGGCGAGCATAGCGCCACCATCAGCATTCCCACGGTACTGCTGGGACTGACCTCGCTGCTGGTCATCATTCTGTTCGGCCGGATTACGAAGAAGGTACCGGGCACCATCGTGGCCCTGCTGCTGGCCACCGCCGCCACTGCCGCCTTCAACCTGCCGGTGGCCACCATCGGCAGCGCCTTCGGCGGCATCCCCACCGGCCTGCCGGACATCCGCATGCCGGAATTCCGCACCGACCTGATTATTCCGCTGCTGCCTTCCGCCCTCACCGTGGCGCTGCTGGCCGCCATCGAGAGCCTGCTTTCCGCCGTGGTGGCCGACTCCATGAGCGGCGACCGCCACAACTCCAATGTGGAACTGGTGGCCCAGGGGGTGGCCAACCTGGCGGTGCCGCTGTTCGGCGGCATCCCGGTGACCGGCGCCATCGCCCGCACCGCCACCAACATCCGTTCCGGTGCCAGAAGCCCGGTCTCCGGTATGGTCCATGCGCTCACCCTGCTCTGCATCCTGCTTTTTGCCGCCCCCCTGGCCCGTTTCATCCCCCTGGCCACCCTGGCGGCAGTGCTGTTCGTGGTTGCCTACAACATGGGGGAATGGCACGAAATTCCGCACATCGTCCGGCTGGACGTCAAGGATATCGCAGTTTGGGTGCTGACCTTCCTGCTGACGGTGGTGGCTGATCTGACCATTGCGGTGGAGGTGGGGATGGTGCTGGCGGCCCTGTTGTACATCTATCAGGTGACCAAGACCACCAGGGTGGCGGTGGTGACGCCGGAGGCGGTGGAGGAGGCGCGGCCGCACATCGTGCAGAACTACGCCATCCCCCATTATGTAAGCATGATCCATATCCAGGGACCGCTGCTGTTCGGCGCTGCGGAGAAGGTGAACGAAATTCTGCGGGACATTGACGACCTCAACCAGATCGTGATCCTGCGACTGCGCCACATGACCGCCATCGACGCCACCGGCCTGCACGCCATCGAGCGGCTGCACGACCAGATCACCGCCACCGGCCGTATCCTGCTGATCTGCGGCGCCCGCCGGCAACCGAAGCGGCTGATCTACACGTCTACCCTGCCCAGGGTGGTGGGAGCCCGCAATATTCTGCCCAACATCGGTTCGGCGCTGCACCGTGCCCGGGAACTGTATGCCCGGTTCAACGGGCTTGAGGAGGAGATGGCGGGACAGCTTTCAGAGATGACTATTTAA
- a CDS encoding efflux RND transporter periplasmic adaptor subunit produces the protein MVAVLCLGAGCAEKKRKQAARPPAPVAVAIAATANIPRTVQAVGTVEASETVTIRPQLSGELAAVYVAEGQEVSRGQRLFQVDPRPWQAALKKAEASFTRNRVIMENARRDYERYARLVKDGIVTQEQADSYRTRAESAAADMEADRAVVEHARLQVAYCTITAPISGRLGNLAVHRGNVVKENETALVTINTITPVNVVFSLPERDLAELQARIGRGRVAVETEAQGGVKEQGVVSFLDNTVDQATGAIRLKGRFANPRRTLWPGQFVQVVLTLDERTGAVTVPSPAVQTGQQGSFVFTVAQDMTAEVRPVVVGPAHRGLTVIEKGVAVGERVVVDGQLRVMPGARVEIVAPDGKKSEPAGKP, from the coding sequence ATGGTGGCAGTGCTGTGTCTGGGCGCCGGCTGTGCGGAAAAGAAACGTAAGCAGGCCGCTCGTCCTCCCGCGCCGGTGGCGGTGGCCATCGCGGCGACGGCGAACATCCCCCGCACCGTGCAGGCGGTGGGCACGGTGGAGGCCAGCGAGACCGTCACGATCCGCCCGCAACTCTCCGGCGAGCTTGCGGCGGTCTACGTTGCCGAGGGGCAGGAGGTCTCCAGGGGGCAGCGACTCTTTCAGGTGGACCCCCGTCCCTGGCAGGCTGCCCTGAAAAAGGCGGAAGCCTCCTTTACCCGCAATCGGGTGATCATGGAGAATGCGCGGCGGGATTACGAGCGCTACGCCAGACTGGTCAAGGACGGCATCGTCACCCAGGAACAGGCCGACAGTTATCGCACCAGGGCCGAATCAGCCGCCGCCGACATGGAGGCCGACCGTGCCGTGGTGGAGCATGCGCGGCTGCAGGTGGCCTACTGCACCATCACCGCCCCCATCAGCGGGCGGTTGGGGAACCTGGCGGTGCACCGCGGTAACGTGGTCAAGGAGAACGAAACCGCTCTGGTGACCATCAACACGATTACTCCGGTCAATGTGGTCTTCAGTCTGCCGGAGCGGGATCTGGCCGAACTGCAGGCACGGATCGGTCGGGGCAGGGTGGCGGTGGAAACCGAGGCTCAGGGTGGCGTGAAAGAACAGGGGGTGGTCTCGTTTCTGGACAACACCGTTGATCAGGCCACCGGCGCCATCCGTCTCAAGGGGCGCTTTGCCAACCCCCGCCGTACCCTCTGGCCGGGGCAGTTCGTACAGGTGGTTCTCACCCTGGATGAGCGCACGGGGGCGGTAACCGTTCCGTCTCCGGCGGTCCAAACCGGCCAGCAGGGGAGCTTCGTCTTCACGGTTGCCCAGGATATGACCGCCGAGGTGCGGCCGGTGGTGGTCGGCCCCGCCCACCGGGGACTCACGGTTATTGAAAAGGGAGTGGCCGTGGGCGAACGGGTGGTGGTGGATGGTCAGCTGCGGGTAATGCCCGGCGCCAGAGTGGAGATCGTCGCGCCGGACGGCAAGAAATCGGAACCGGCCGGAAAACCGTGA
- a CDS encoding ferritin-like domain-containing protein translates to MSINLQEAIKNSLYTEKSAMDFYLLAAQRIADPEARRIFELLAREERQHAGSFYDMYTGNDLPDFDIFMAAIPEQGSGWSAALGTLLDSGFTAQQALELAMEKEQQLESVLRTIAASIAIPEVRAVFERNADETRNHYLMIESEYARLMGMVHETDLDTYVRE, encoded by the coding sequence ATGAGTATCAATCTTCAGGAAGCGATCAAAAACTCGCTGTACACCGAAAAAAGCGCAATGGATTTCTACCTGCTGGCTGCACAGCGGATCGCCGACCCCGAAGCCCGGCGGATTTTCGAGCTGCTGGCCCGGGAGGAACGGCAACACGCCGGCAGTTTCTACGACATGTACACGGGGAACGATCTTCCCGACTTCGATATTTTCATGGCGGCGATACCGGAACAGGGCAGCGGTTGGTCCGCGGCGTTGGGTACCCTGCTGGACAGCGGCTTCACCGCGCAGCAGGCGCTGGAGCTGGCCATGGAGAAGGAACAGCAGCTGGAGTCGGTACTGCGCACCATTGCCGCCAGCATCGCGATACCGGAGGTTCGGGCCGTGTTCGAGCGCAATGCCGACGAAACCCGCAACCACTACCTGATGATCGAATCGGAATACGCCCGTCTGATGGGAATGGTTCATGAAACCGACCTGGATACCTATGTGCGGGAGTAG
- a CDS encoding exodeoxyribonuclease VII small subunit, translating to MAAEKFEASLKKLEEIVRRLENGTLPLDDAIKAFEEGVRHASLCARKLDEAERKVELLIKQRNGSFRRAPFTAENGDDDTER from the coding sequence ATGGCTGCGGAGAAATTTGAAGCATCCCTGAAAAAACTCGAAGAGATCGTCAGAAGGCTGGAGAACGGCACGCTGCCGCTGGATGATGCCATCAAGGCCTTTGAGGAGGGGGTGCGACATGCGTCCCTCTGCGCGCGCAAACTTGACGAGGCGGAGCGGAAGGTGGAACTGCTGATCAAGCAGCGCAACGGCTCCTTCCGTCGGGCCCCCTTTACCGCCGAAAATGGCGACGATGACACGGAAAGGTAA